A genomic stretch from Papaver somniferum cultivar HN1 unplaced genomic scaffold, ASM357369v1 unplaced-scaffold_13880, whole genome shotgun sequence includes:
- the LOC113335137 gene encoding uncharacterized protein LOC113335137, which yields MRGGSSSTPTASVSSNKRPPRPPPNASSDGGANSAGGASAAKDASVAGDASADGDATEAVIKVTETHSNKRKTPEDATEDDTEVSQVTEPKGKKRSDVWNQRERNVTQSSGVTDDEDSAYASLIAERAREDEEDDNVEGKTELELYLEEKREPRISPSGVQFEILGWWRTNSTRYPVLSHMARDILAIPVSSVASESAFSTGRRVIDSYRSSLLPKTVEALICTQSWLQTPVDLDPNTLGTDDAEDVSEFLGSLATSKFIRIDIDDDEEEEDSTLLS from the exons ATGCGAGGAGGATCCAGTTCAACACCTACTGCCTCTGTTTCTTCTAATAAGCGGCCACCTCGACCTCCACCTAATGCAAGTTCAGATGGAGGTGCAAATTCAGCTGGAGGTGCAAGTGCTGCTAAAGATGCTAGTGTTGCTGGAGATGCTAGTGCAGATGGAGATGCAACTGAAGCTGTCATAAAAGTGAcagaaacacatagcaataagcgTAAAACCCCTGAAGATGCAACTGAAGATGACACAGAAGTGAGTCAAGTGACAGAACCAAAGGGAAAGAAACGTTCTGATGTGTGGAACCAAAGGGAAAGAAACGTTACTCAATCTTCTGGGGttactgatgatgaagattctgcATATGCTAGTCTAATAGCAGAGAGAGCAAGAGAAGATGAGGAGGATGACAATGTTGAggggaaaactgagttggagttataTTTAGAGGAGAAACGTGAACCAAGAATTAGCCCTAGCGGTGTTCAGTTTGAAATTTTAGGTTGGTGGAGGACTAATAGTACAAGGTATCCTGTATTATCACATATGGCGAGAGATATACTAGCCATACCAGTCTCTTCTGTTGCCTCAGAATCTGCCTTTAGTACTGGAAGGCGAGTTATTGATTCATATCGAAGTTCACTGCTGCCTAAGACTGTTGAGGCGTTGATTTGCACGCAAAGCTGGTTACAGACACCGGTTGATCTTGATCCAAACACCTTaggaactgatgatgctgaagatGTTTCAG AATTTTTAGGTTCTCTTGCAACTTCTAAGTTCATCCgcattgacatagatgatgatgaagaagaagaagattcaactTTGTTATCGTGA